AATATTGTGTTTAATTGAGAAGAGAACATTTTTTTAATTACTTTAGAATAACCATTGTTAAATTTTCAAATCATTTGCCAGCTCAACATAAACATTTGATTGCTAACAAATTCTATCATTTTAAGTTTTGGTATTGCATTACAAATAGTATTCCAATTCTAAAGTAAATCCTTCCTCTCTGAATTTTTATAAGAAAGAAGAAGTTGCTTCAAAAGTTATATAAATTGGCTTTTGTCATTGACTACATTGAGTTTTCAATTTCTGACGAAGGAATAATCTTATTAGTAATCAATGATTTGAGATTCTTTACTATGATTTGTGGATAGTTTCTTCAGATATTGAATAAGGATTTTCAAGATCTATAGATTTTTTTGGTTTAGAGGATACAATCTGTCATCCCGATTTAAAGTACCCTTGGCTATCAAATCACTACCTTCCAACACAACGGTAAACTAAATATTACCCATTCAGTTCTTCAATTTGAATAAACCATTCTTCATAGACATCCTGTGCCGTTTTGATCTGATGCCCAGTAAACGTTTTATCATAGCTAAAGTCACTATTGAATTTATCGGTTTTAGGATGATATGATAACTTAAACATTCTTGGAGCTTCTCTCCCGTCATTTTGAAATAGCTCTTCTATATTTTTCAAAATCTGATTGCCTTTATTTAACATACCAAAAGCTTTTTCATTGCTGATGTCATACTGTGTGTCCGATACTTCATTCACTTTATGAGATTTCACCAAATACCCATTAATCTCAAAAAAAACTTTATAAAAATAACCTGATTCTATTAATCCGATAATATAAACAGCATCTACTTCTTCAGAATTATTACAAACAAATTCAAAACCTGTTTCAACTAATTCTGCAAGATATTTTTGAAATTCATTATCGAAATAGCTCATATTTAGAGGATTTACAATTGCTTCAGTTAAGATAGTAAAATTTGGTCATCCGGGCTTCAGCATATCTTAAGACCTAATCTCAGTACAAATCATTCTTGATATTTGCCATAATATTTACGTAAATTTGGGCATTATCTGCCTGCCAGTAAGCAAAACAGGCGATATTACAACTTCATTATGGATACAGATATTATTATTTCTCAACTGACAGAACATTTTCAGGAAATAGTCCCTTTAAAGGAAAAAGAAATTGATCTTGTGACTCAAAAACTGGAATGTATTCAGCTCAAAAAGAAAGAGTATCTGCTTCGGGAAGGACAAGTTTCAAGACATATGCGTTTCATTGCCCAGGGAAGTCTGTACGCTTACCACATCGATGAAAAAGGCAAAGAAAATATCACCCAGCTTGGTATTGAAAACTGGTGGATCAATGATCTGTACAGTTATCTGAGTGAACTTCCTTCAAGAATGTTTATTCAAGCTAATGAAGATGCTGTGATCGTTCAGATCAGTAAAAGTAATTTAGAGTTACTGTATAAAGAAATTCCTGCTATCTCAGAATTCTGGCGTCTGAAAATGCAATCAGCTTATGTTACCTTACAGGAAAGAACTTTTGAACACTCAAGAGTAGATGCCTACACTAAATATAGAAATTTTGTAACGGGTTACCGTAATATCGAACAACGTTTTCCTCAGTATATGATTGCTTCCTACCTTGGAATTACTGTAGAATACCTGAGCTATTTAAGAAAAAAACACCTGTCTGACGTTTCTTAAGATATCTTAAGTTTATTCCGTTCGTGCCTGAATAATTTTGCTCTCAGAAATTTAATGAGTGCAATATGAAGGCAAAAATTATCGCCATAACAGCTCTTGCATCAGTCTCTTTAAGTCTGAATGCAC
This Chryseobacterium sp. G0162 DNA region includes the following protein-coding sequences:
- a CDS encoding Crp/Fnr family transcriptional regulator, which encodes MDTDIIISQLTEHFQEIVPLKEKEIDLVTQKLECIQLKKKEYLLREGQVSRHMRFIAQGSLYAYHIDEKGKENITQLGIENWWINDLYSYLSELPSRMFIQANEDAVIVQISKSNLELLYKEIPAISEFWRLKMQSAYVTLQERTFEHSRVDAYTKYRNFVTGYRNIEQRFPQYMIASYLGITVEYLSYLRKKHLSDVS